The Podospora bellae-mahoneyi strain CBS 112042 chromosome 7, whole genome shotgun sequence genomic sequence TTGATGAGGAAGTTCGCAGTTCGATCAAGTCACAGGTTTCAAAGAGCATTGGAGAGCTAGGGGAGTCGGGGAACGTGGAGTTGACGGACGTGAGCGGGGTCAAGTCGGGGCAGAACTATCTTGTTGAGTTGGAGCTAGGGGTTCCGGGGGATTGGACGGTGGAGCAGGTGAGACaagtggaggagaaggttaGGGAAAGGGTcggggggaaggtgaggggggtgaggagagtTAGGGTGAGGTTTGTTCCTACAGGgctggaagggggaagggggctgGGAGAGGAGTTTATTGCTGGGGAGGTTAATGCTAGGAGCAGTCCTGagcccgaggaggaggggaatgggCATGATCATGGGCATGAGCATAAGAAGGAGTTGTAAAGgggaaaggaggggaggagtaTTGTATGGAATGACAACAGCAGGCtggggaaagaaggggggCGGCTGGAATACTCGCCCACTGAAGGCCTGGGTTACTTGCACATATTTGCTTACTTTTACTTTTATCGTACTTAGTTACTAGATTTATATAGCAGGACACACAGCTGAAAAATAGAACATGAAAAATTTGATACCCTAACCGCAACTGTACACAAGCAAGCATGGGATTGACACTACCGGTACAGCTAATCATGGACGCGATTCTTCTTCGGAGATGAGCAACTGTGAGCTCGATCTATTCTGATGTCCAGCTCCCAAAATGCTTCTTCAGATCAATGACACACAAGCACACGCGCAGGCAAATGTCATTCTTGTCCCACCAAGCAAGGCTTCCCCCCCTGTCACGTCCAAGCACATGGCATTCAGGGACACACCCTTCACAACAAGAGAGTAGACAAACCAAGCCTCTCATTTCAGGGGCTACCCAGGTACATGTCGACAGCTACAGCTActcaacaaaccccccatctCACATCCCATAACCCCCCATCTCACATCCCATAACCCCATAATCCCATAACCCCATAACCCCATAACCCCATACTGCCTTCTACCCCCTAATCAACAACCAagcccccctccaaccccccatacccctccaaaaacccctcAAACAACCCAATCGCATGCTCCACGTCCCAGctcccccccatctccctgaTACTGTGCATGGCCAGCTGCGGGTTCCCCAGATCCAACgtcctcacccccaacttGGCGCTCAGCATCGGCCCAATCGTGCTCCCACAGGGACTGTCATTCTTGACCACAAACAACTGCAGCGGCacccttttcctcctcgcgCACTCCTTCACCAGCACAATCCCCGGCGAATTCGTCGCATACCTCTGATTGGCATTAATCTTGATCACCGTCCCCTTGTTCATCTGCGGCTGGTGGTTCCGTTCATACTTGCCCGCATAATTCGGGTGAACAGCATGCGCCATGTCCGCCGAGATCAAAAAGCTTTTCGCGAGGGTCTGCTCAAAGGCCGTTTCGTTGCTTTCGGATTGTTGGTTCCCGTCGACCCCAGGGAGGACGGACAGCCGTCTGAGGACAGCCGGCAGCAAGTTAGAGTCCGCTCCATGGGCGCTCAAACTCCCAATCTCCTCGTGGTCAAAACACGCCACCAGCCTGatccccgtctcctcctccagacccttcccatccttcaCACTCCCAATCAGAGCCTTGACCGCACAAAACGTCATGTCCAAGTTATCCAACCTCCCGCTGTAGATAAACTCCTCATTCATCCCGCCCAAAACCGCCTTTTGCGTGTCATACAAAATCAGCTCGAAATCCTGAACGTCCTCCACTTTGTCCACCCCGGCCTCTTTGGCAATGAGTTTCAAAAACTCCGAATGATGTCTCTCGTCAATAGCCTTCAGCggctcaaactcctcctcttccccttcctcgacatcccccttcttgttaagaacctcctccaccaaccccgcaATAggcaccatctcctcctccttattCGGATCAAAATTGCTCTGCCTATGCAAATGAATCGCCAAGCTCGGGATCCTCACAATCGGCttctccaccctcaccaacctctgcTCAAACCCGCCCTCTTTTACCCTGACgagcaccctccccgccaccgACAAATCCCTATCGAACCAGCTGTGCCAGATCCCGCCCCCGTACGTCTCGACACCGACCTGGAGGTACCCGTTCGCGGTGCGTTTGCTGACTGGCTTGACACGGAGGCAGGGGGAGTCAGTGTGCGCGCCGATCATGGCGATGGGGTTGCCGGGGGACCATCGAGACCCGACGGCGAaggcgatgagggaggaggcgttgcGGGTGAGGTAGTATTTACCTCCGGgagagatggtggagggggtcCAGGGGGTGCGTTCGGAGATGGGGTGGAAGCCtgctttttggaggagggaggtggcggttTGGACTGCGTGGTAGGCTAGACAGGGGGGTGTTAGTTGATGGGAGGAAAGGaacgggagggggagacaaACGGGTGGGAGAGGCGTTGACAAAGTCGAGGAACTCGTGGGcggaggcgggagggggtgccattttggatgaggtggaggagaagtaATGGCAGGGCGCGCGAGCTGTTGTATAATGAAGAGGTCGAAGTCGAACTGGGGTTTTACAAGAGGGGCGAGTAATAGAAGAAGAAAACGAGGTGAACGCCCTTTtacaagcagcagcagcagtggtgTGTTGTTTTGCTGTTATTGTTATCCTCAACGCAGTTCGCTGGTGATGGCAGCTTTTTATACAGAGCATTTGAGAGAAagggattttttttttaaaaaaaaagaaaaaaaccggGATCaataaaaagaagaaacagcTGCTTGGGTGGTGGCTCGCTCTTTCACTCTCTCTTACGTTTTTGGCGGGGTAAAAACTGCTAGTTCTCCCTTTCAAGTCACAGCTTGCAGcttggagggcgggggaaggaagctcaacatcatcaccccacTGGCCTGATGGAGTCGGTAGCCGCGGTGGGGTTCCGTGGGGCCGGCgcggggggaagggaaggggggagggttgagggTTCCTTGTTGGATTTATCATGAAATATTGTCTGTGGAGGGTATATATGTGatgctttttttctctcaatTGTTGAGCTTTAGATTTTGCTATAAGGTTAATGATGGGCTCAATAGGCATTTTGCTCTGGAAGCTTTCATCCCCAACCTGCCCGTCCCATCAAAAACCATACAACCAATCAAACACCCGCCATTACCTACCCACCGTGCCTACGcatcccctctctctcccgctTCCCCACTTCCTTTCACCTCTCCGCCGAACCACTACTCGGCACGAGAGCGGCCCGAAGATCAACAGCAAGGACCGGGAAGCGTCTAAGCTATCCCGCCACTCCgtcttcaccatcaccaaacagGCAGCTCCGGAACTACCTACCACCACGACTTCCCAAATCCAGAAAACTCATGACAAGAGTTGAGCCTCAATCAGTCACCCTCACCGAATTGGATTACACGTAGGGGGACCCACCGCCTGGCCTAATACGGTTGACACGAGTGAGTGGGCAGGCAGGCCTGGGGAAGGTGTCTATCTGGCCGCCTGAATCTCGCCTCACCTTTTTTGCCTTGCCTCGCCTGGTCAGGCAAGATAGGGAAGGAGGCCTTGAAGCGGGCACGGGGTACAGTCATGATGCCAGCCCTACCAGGCACCAAGCAGGAAGGGTCCTGCTCTTTTGTAATGTTAGCAAGTGGTGATTGGTTGGACGGCGGTGTTGTAGGTAGGCTGCCTCTTGTAGAGTTCGATAAAGGGATATGGCACGATAATGACTGTTGCGCTTCACAATCGCagtgggaaaagaaaaggccTATTAGATCTACTTTAGTCATTTAAACACACCAGGTGGTCAGTCGCGTGGGCTGGTGAGAGgccttcttggtgatgaccaCCTCGGAGGCTTGCATCTGCTTTGCTGTCAGTGTATCTTGTGCATTTCACACTCGCTTCGACTCGGTAAACACCTGCTGCATTTGGATGAGCACTTGAACTTCATTTGCAAAGTCCCATGCTTTGCATCTTGCAGTGTCCAAAAGCAAACATCTATTCTTATCTCCAAGCCCAGCACCATAGACACCTAGGCAACTTTCTAGAAGCGACTCATTCTCAGTCCGATCATTGGTTCAAAATCTGAAACGCTTCTTCTAGAGGCAAACATCCTTCCTGGAGCTAGTCTCGGGGTTTGCATCAACGAAAAGAGGTTTGTTTGCTTGTTATGCTTCTATTCTGGAGTATTACTTACCCTTCTTGCTGAGCAACTCCACCAGCAATTATTCCCGTCTGTTACCATGAGGCTCAacatgatgttgatggttaACAATCCCATGGCTAACCCAAAGTTGGTGGAAGCCTGGAGCTTCCAGTCCGGTTTCGTAGCTCGGTGTGACtctcctcccatcatcatcagcatcatcatcatcagatgAGTAACACCGTCGCTTTAGAAGGGGGATTCGCTTCCAAGCTTTTTGGTCCACGTTGTCAGGTTACATCCTCTCCAGTTTTCCCGTCTTGTCTTTTCCTAGCCTGTGGCTTTTACATAGTGGGTAGTTGGTTGCATGGATGGGGAATTTTGCCTGTGTTTATAGTGCACAAATGTGTCCAACATGGTGATCAGGTTGGAGAAAATCCTCGATACGCCTTGTTCGAGCCCCGAGCTGAAATACATcttatgtatatatatatatatatatatcaaaAAGATAGAGCCATCTGCAACTCTCCTCGTATGAGGTTCCTGAAAAAAACATAGCTGAAAGACAAAAGCGGAAtctcgaaaaaaaaaaaaatagggTTACGTCGCATATCGCGAGCGCGCGCATCGCAGCAGCAGGACACATTcgcatggcatggcatggcataGCACCTGTCCATCGGGGGCAGTCCCCGTTCCTGGCGAAGATCTTTTTTCTCCTACTTCTCCATCTGTCCGTTGTCAGCTTGTCAATTCATCCGGGCCGTCACTGGGTAGGTAGGCGAGGACGGGGGGAGCCTAGTTCAGGTAAGGTGTGGCGAGGTGTGATCTCCAGGTACAAAGTCGACTCCTACCCCCGTCATCAAACTCCCAATTGAGTGATAGACCGTTCTTTTCTGGAATACGATCGAATGGAAGCTGATGTCTTGCAATCCAGGTCCCTGCCCTGAAGCCTCGCAAGTCTTGTTGGTGACATGCCAGGTAGTTTGAAGCAGCTGGATGTACCCCCAAGTACCTCAAAAAACCCCTGCTCACCTGGACCTTTGCCTTGCCTGCTCCGTCCCTTTGCCAACCCACCCGCCCCACCCTTCCCAAGTTTAAACTTATGATCCCAGCATCTCGCGTTGCGTGGCTTTTCTCACCTTTTGGtcacctcacctctctcATGCTGTTGAACCAATCAGCCCGTTTTGCTTCGTACTCCGGACCTTCCAGCGGTCCCATTTGTCCAGATGAAGGTGTTCAACACCATCAGGGTTAGGGGTCGACATGCTTGGTAGATgcacctccccaatctctACATCTCATCTCCAAtcaccacgaccaccacgaccaccactACTCACCGTTTACATCGGCGAAGTTCCCCCATCTTTTTCCCCGTTACAATTTTTCATCCGaaatttaaaataaaataaaaatcaaaccaaaaaaaacacccaaaCAAAGAAAGGGAGGGATAGTGAGGCGCCTTTGTCTTtcgtcttttcttttttctcctaccccttcccccttgtTAAATTAGCGGAGGATTTAGAGATGCGGATAGCAGATAGGCGAAATATGACGTCCCAATCCCTACACACAGTGTGTGTTTGCAAATATCCCCATGATAGATCAAATCTGCGACTATGATACCAACAAAGACACTCTGAACCGATCAAGGTAGAGAAAGAGCGGAAATAGGATTTGGCCCAAGCTCAACCTTCCCAGATCGAGCGAAGGGCTGCACAAACGATGACGATCCTTGGCGGGTGCGGGCGGCGGGCGATCAGACAAGGATTTTGTGTCAACTCCTTGTTGTCAACTCTTGGTCGAAAGCAACATTCTCCAAGAAATGTCATAGCTACCCGACATATCTGATGGGAAAGGGTTTGTCGTGGAAGATccggggatgatgatggctgctgctacCTTGTGAGGCGAAGGGGACCGTAGCCTTTGGGTTGTGGTGAAAtgagcgaggatgatgatgcagcagTGTTGGACACTTCTGAACCAAGGCAAAAAGATCACCACGTTTTCATTCATTTTTTTAACACTCTACAAATATTCTTCACCCACCTCCCGTACCTTGCAGCTCTTCATTCTTATcatgttttctttttatcCCCCTTGTACCTTGCAGCTAGAAGTTCCGGCCCATTCTGCACTCGTAGCTGAGTATCAGTGGCAACTACTCCCACCTTTCTCCAGCAAATCTCTAGGTATTCCAACTTCCACATTCCACACTGTGTATTTCGATAGAAAAGCCAATGTGGCAAAAAATATCTTTTTTGTAGGTGTGGTCTCTGTGGTCTctgagtgggtggtggtgtggcttCAGCTCCGTCCCAACGCTGCAGGCTGGCACACCTCTTTTCTTGGCAACAAGAATCgccgcaaaaaaaaaaaaacaagaaaaaaaaggtacAAGTTATCAGTCGAGAAGGACGTTCTTGGAATTATAGAGAGTTGGCTGTGCGCGAGGGTATGGCGTGTGAGGATGAGCTGGCTTGATCCCGGTCTTCCGGGTCGACTACcttgatgggatgggggttgtcTACGGTAGGGTATCTAGGAGGACAAAAAAGCGTGGGGGATCAGCGTGCAGGAAGGGATGGATAGTTGGTTGGGATAAAAGCCTGTAGACTTGATCAAGAAAAAGGTGCTGTTCAGATaagagctgctgctgtccttGTTCTCATGAAAATGTACAACAAGTAAGGCTCGATGAGGTGAGTAAGTGAGACCTCACATGACCGCTTGTACAGATCGAGACTTTTTTCATTGTCCCTGACCCCAAAAGTCTGGGGGGTGGTAGATGTCATGGCAGGCTAAATCACCTGTGACAAGGGTTGTACAGAACCAACAAACCTTACCTGTGCAAGGTGATGCTATAGCTAAGAAAACAAAAGGTTATTCTGCTTGAATTCGTGGTCTCTGCTACACACGGAAGACAGAAAGAGGCGGGGAACGGGAGGATGTATGTGCGTTTTATTAGAGTGATTATGTGGGGAGATATATTGCGGATGTTGGAGAAAAACAGGGATGGATCATAGGGGACTGATTGGAGTTTGTAGGAGGAGATGCAATAGGGGATTCCTTTTATAGGCAACTTTggtcctctctctctcttctctctcgtTCGTATAATAATTGTAGAGCGATATGGCTTGGGAGAGTGGAGCTGGACAGAATGACGGTGGACAATGCAGCGTCACTCTGAAATGGTGACAATGGCGTTGTCATTTGTCACTTGATCGCCCCACCTTTTGGGATGGTGGCTTGAGCCCTTGTCAGCGAGAGAAaatgagggagagggttcAAGAGGCTTCGAATTCGAATTAAACAGAGGAAATCAAACATATTTCTTCATTTTCAAGTTGATATCGGTGTATCAGACTGGTCAATGGCTGCACATGGACCGAAATTGACAGATGCCTTTGAAAGTTGTTGTGCTTCAGATCTCGACGTTGGTCCAGTCGATTGAGTTTAGGTCTCGTAGATCCTCAAGCGCAGGCTGTCGGAATCCCGTCTGAAGAGAGACAGCGAGACTTGTGTGCACAGACCACCGTCAAGCTTTGTGGTCTTTTTTTAATCAGCGGAGTCTTTGGTGGAGGGATACCCGCCTCTTTCATGgtccccaccaacccagcgCACGAGGGCCTGAGAAAGTTTGATTGTCCAGCTTCGatgccaacctcgcctcgaCGAAATGTCTTTGTTTATTTTCAATCAGAAGAGGTTTAACCCTCACAAAGGCCCTCCCCCACGCTGAGGAAGCCGACGCGGGGTTTTGCTTCACCGTCCTTTCCCTCGCAAGCAAGCGTGAGCAAAAGCAGCCCAAGAGAGCTCCAAGAATCCGAAACGGGCTTGGTAGAGTGGGCGGCAGCGGCTGAGCAAGGGGGTCATCCTGGGCCCGGGCCCTTAGCCCTGGCACTTCCTCTTTCGATCTCAACAGCTGGGAGGCATTAGTTGGGCAGCACCATGACTCTATGTAGGTGCGCACTCAAGGCTGTATGgaaagaagatgatgaaccACGGTTGCCCACCGAGAGCGCAGCGAGCTCTTGCGCTATCGGGGCCTTGTAGGGCAGCCGCAGCACGGGGGCGTCGGGCGGGAGAGCTCGGTGCAAGGGCACGGCAACGCACGGCGGACGACCGACCGATCATCGCAAGGCGGTAGAGTCTGGGGAGCCTGCCTTGTCACGCCCGGATGACTGTGACGGTCATGCTTTCCACCGTCTACCGATGCTGGCCAACGGCGACAGCGAGGCCGTTGGTTGTACAGTCCCATACCGCTGCACTCAAGCGTACGTGACCACTTGTCAGCAGCTCATCGCTACTCGACAGACGAATCTGACAGAAATCCGCAATCGAAGCGTGAAATCTGACAATGGCTGAGGTGTTCGTTCGAGTTTCCTTGATCATACACTTGGTTCCTCTCAAGACCATAGGGGAATTCCACGTTGTTGAACCTCGGACCCGAACAGTTACGCAAGGTCCCGTCATAGGCCAAGCACATCGCCTTCTCTGTCGTATAGAaagctcatcaagaagaatTCCCACTCGGGTAGTGCCCATGAAAGTTCCAGAAAAGGAGGCCTATCTATCGATCTCTGGAGTTGTACACACACTGTAGGctctggggttgggggccGCGGGGGCCTAACCAGATACTCACCTTGATTGAGTATTTGGCTTTTGATGGCTCATTGGCGGACGGTGCGcggtgaggtgggtgaggtgggcTGGGCTCAATTTGCCTGTCTTTCTTGAACGGCCGCCGCCCTGGGCTCAAGTTGCTGTCTGCTGTCTGCTGTCTGCTGTCTGCTGGCGAGATGATGAATTTCTCGGTGAATTGGGGGACTGGACTGATGTGCTCGGCAGCACTCCAGCTTGTTCTCACTCGCTCTCTCGTCTtgatcttgctgctgctgcccctggTCGCTTTTGGGTTCCAGGTGCAGGGGGGCGCCCGACGGTTTGTGGTGTAGGCGGGCAGGTAGACCCTCTTCCCATCGAGGTATCGATGGAGTACCTGAGGTACTCGAGGTACTTGGCTCTCCCACCCCGGCCACGCCCGCCAGACGTGCTTGGTTGCTGGGCTCTCGCTGCGATCGGCCCAACCCCTTactgtcactgtcactgtcacCATCTCGGCAGTGAAAGTTGAGGGTTTACTTCATTACTTCGAGTCCTcgcttgttggtggtggaagcagAGCATCATCAGCTTCCGTTGAATTTGTCGCCAAGACCGTGACACCATGCTAGGTCGACCCGGGCGGGCGGTCATTGCTGTCTGCTCACGGGTGGCGGGGAGTGATCAATCGTTTAGTCAGTTGAAGCCAAGGTGGATGAGAATAATAGACATGAAAGCTATCGtcttgaaaaaaaaagaggcagtgagaaggagagacagagagacagagagacagagagacagagacagagagacagagagcgagagaaaagaagcgcCAGACACCAGGCGCTAGACCCCTGCACCAAAGGTACCTCACGAGTACCAAGGGTACCTGTTGGTACAGGCTGCCCTGGGTTCCGCCTCCAACCAAGTAGCGTCTGACACCGGCGGGCAGAGCAGCCAGAGCCCATCGTAGTAGGCcccacatccccatccttccAGGTTCTTTTCTCCCTTCCCAACTTTCCATTCCCACTCCTGGGCACACCACCGCctgcctccctcttcttccgtGCCCACCACCGTTGCGTTGTCGCcgaacctcaacctcaaccttcaCTGAagcttttctctctcttccattACCTACCTTTTCATCATAGTATTGGAACTGCTCTCACCTAGCCACTCGGCCACTCAACCACCGTGTGTGTCTAATAATTGCAACAACTGAACTGCTAGGTGCTGCGTGCCGGCTCCGgaacctcgtcctccaccTCTTTTTTTGGGCCGCTTCTctcacgacgacgacacgacacgaccacgaccacgaccacgaccacgacgaaCAGCAGCTTTGTTTCTGACCCTAGCTCACGCGCTCTCAGTCGCCCTCGACTTCTCTCACTGACATTTTGTTATTTGTGGGCTCCACGAGCGCCGAATTGATCTTGGTCGACATACACTGAGGGGATTTGTTTGGCGACATCTTGATCAAAGGCCTAACTGCTGTCGCCCCAGCGACACCGCCGCTTTTGAACGCGCGCCGAAGcttgccatcgccatcaaagCCGCAGGTATATGGGAATCCGCCACGGTCAACATCCCAACACGCCGACGCTTGGCTCCGCAGCTGCCTCGCCCTCTCGCCCCGGTGCGCTGCAGAAAAGGATAGCAAGGAGTTGATCCCACTACTCAACTGCGGCCATGGCCGCCAACATACCGCCACAGATG encodes the following:
- a CDS encoding hypothetical protein (EggNog:ENOG503NWB8; COG:E; MEROPS:MER0003374), translated to MPIEPIINLIAKSKAQQLREKKHHIYTLHRQYFMINPTRNPQPSPLPFPPRRPHGTPPRLPTPSGQWGDDVELPSPALQAASCDLKGRTSSFYPAKNVRESERASHHPSSCFFFLLIPVFFFFFKKKIPFSQMLCIKSCHHQRTALRITITAKQHTTAAAACKRAFTSFSSSITRPSCKTPVRLRPLHYTTARAPCHYFSSTSSKMAPPPASAHEFLDFVNASPTPYHAVQTATSLLQKAGFHPISERTPWTPSTISPGGKYYLTRNASSLIAFAVGSRWSPGNPIAMIGAHTDSPCLRVKPVSKRTANGYLQVGVETYGGGIWHSWFDRDLSVAGRVLVRVKEGGFEQRLVRVEKPIVRIPSLAIHLHRQSNFDPNKEEEMVPIAGLVEEVLNKKGDVEEGEEEEFEPLKAIDERHHSEFLKLIAKEAGVDKVEDVQDFELILYDTQKAVLGGMNEEFIYSGRLDNLDMTFCAVKALIGSVKDGKGLEEETGIRLVACFDHEEIGSLSAHGADSNLLPAVLRRLSVLPGVDGNQQSESNETAFEQTLAKSFLISADMAHAVHPNYAGKYERNHQPQMNKGTVIKINANQRYATNSPGIVLVKECARRKRVPLQLFVVKNDSPCGSTIGPMLSAKLGVRTLDLGNPQLAMHSIREMGGSWDVEHAIGLFEGFLEGYGGLEGGLVVD